The following are encoded together in the Drosophila takahashii strain IR98-3 E-12201 chromosome X, DtakHiC1v2, whole genome shotgun sequence genome:
- the LOC108065641 gene encoding uncharacterized protein isoform X2, whose protein sequence is MEPLWPPILQEKVIITPQKLREVADLRAKIQKAVDEDTYVVAASPSQPALVEIGQRLYPCASPGLRQDLTLLSFGPDLADNLDTFCSSK, encoded by the exons ATGGAACCCCTTTGGCCGCCCATCTTACAGGAAAAGGTAATAATAACCCCCCAGAAGCTGAGAGAGGTGGCTGACCTGAGGGCCAAGATTCAAAAGGCCGTCGATGAAGACACATACGTGGTGGCCGCTTCGCCTTCCCAG CCAGCCTTGGTGGAAATTGGCCAGCGCCTTTATCCCTGCGCCAGCCCTGGATTGCGCCAGGATTTAACTTTACTTTCCTTTGGCCCAGATTTGGCTGACAACTTGGATACATTTTGCAGCTCGAAATAA
- the LOC108065641 gene encoding uncharacterized protein isoform X1: MRWQLTILWLFVLVSSAPVIRLRRQIVTPKHFMEPLWPPILQEKVIITPQKLREVADLRAKIQKAVDEDTYVVAASPSQDFLASLGGNWPAPLSLRQPWIAPGFNFTFLWPRFG, encoded by the exons ATGAGGTGGCAGTTGACGATCTTGTGGCTCTTCGTTTTGGTGTCTTCCGCACCTGTGATAAGGTTGCGCCGTCAAATAGTGACCCCTAAGCACTTCATGGAACCCCTTTGGCCGCCCATCTTACAGGAAAAGGTAATAATAACCCCCCAGAAGCTGAGAGAGGTGGCTGACCTGAGGGCCAAGATTCAAAAGGCCGTCGATGAAGACACATACGTGGTGGCCGCTTCGCCTTCCCAG GATTTTCTAGCCAGCCTTGGTGGAAATTGGCCAGCGCCTTTATCCCTGCGCCAGCCCTGGATTGCGCCAGGATTTAACTTTACTTTCCTTTGGCCCAGATTTGGCTGA
- the LOC108065639 gene encoding uncharacterized protein isoform X1 yields MVVVVAAADVVENSSSSSSSSRGSGDSSRIVSGTAESSPFVGGTQATAVNNNHTDKDTTTITGGIEALKGADNVPHPINIQREHLQQTLGDNKCCNDISNITNNNMTDAAKGTVATTTSTTGSEAGMSTKSAVSQRNVDIKIEKTSNKEAATQQLTKKVLKLDLGGKSIDEYSLKSPKSPIAARLPHQTSLTSSVDVEDRKTLREALYQGIFHRHRRTIFAVGSFLRMLRSRNSQYNTIRSSSEGEDIDEQQPKHHQQDQEQSHEHLHPPGQEVTTTSTASPCGQQRQSDSL; encoded by the exons atggttgttgttgttgccgctgccgaCGTCGTtgaaaacagcagcagcagcagcagcagcagcagagggaGCGGCGACAGTAGTCGTATCGTAAGCGGTACCGCTGAGTCTTCACCATTTGTCGGCGGTACACAAGCAACAGCGGTCAATAACAATCATACTGATAAGGACACCACTACAATAACGGGTGGAATAGAAGCGCTGAAAGGGGCAGACAACGTGCCTCAtccaataaatattcaaagggAACATCTTCAGCAGACTTTGGGGGACAACAAGTGTTGCAACGACATTAGTAACATCACCAATAATAACATGACGGATGCGGCCAAAGGAACTGTAGCGACTACGACAAGCACGACTGGGTCGGAGGCTGGTATGTCCACCAAGAGCGCCGTCAGTCAGAGGAACGTGGATATCAAAATAGAGAAGACCAGCAACAAGGAGGCGGCTACCCAACAGCTCACAAAGAAAGTTCTCAAACTGGATCTCGGCGGCAAGAGCATCGACGAATACTCACTGaagtcgccgaagtcacctaTAGCTG CACGTTTACCCCATCAAACATCGCTGACGTCATCGGTAGACGTAGAGGATCGGAAGACATTACGAGAGGCCTTATACCAAGGTATATTCCACCGACACCGCCGAACTATCTTCGCAGTGGGCAGCTTTCTGCGGATGCTGCGCAGCCGCAACTCGCAATACAACACGATACGGAGCTCGTCTGAAGGCGAGGACATCGATGAG CAGCAACCGAAGCATCATCAGCAGGACCAGGAGCAATCGCATGAACATCTTCACCCACCTGGCCAAGAAGTAACGACCACATCCACAGCATCTCCATGCGGACAGCAGCGACAATCGGATTCGCTTTAG
- the LOC108065639 gene encoding uncharacterized protein isoform X3, which yields MVVVVAAADVVENSSSSSSSSRGSGDSSRIVSGTAESSPFVGGTQATAVNNNHTDKDTTTITGGIEALKGADNVPHPINIQREHLQQTLGDNKCCNDISNITNNNMTDAAKGTVATTTSTTGSEAGMSTKSAVSQRNVDIKIEKTSNKEAATQQLTKKVLKLDLGGKSIDEYSLKSPKSPIAARLPHQTSLTSSVDVEDRKTLREALYQGIFHRHRRTIFAVGSFLRMLRSRNSQYNTIRSSSEGEDIDEFLKRRESKLLRFPHLFDR from the exons atggttgttgttgttgccgctgccgaCGTCGTtgaaaacagcagcagcagcagcagcagcagcagagggaGCGGCGACAGTAGTCGTATCGTAAGCGGTACCGCTGAGTCTTCACCATTTGTCGGCGGTACACAAGCAACAGCGGTCAATAACAATCATACTGATAAGGACACCACTACAATAACGGGTGGAATAGAAGCGCTGAAAGGGGCAGACAACGTGCCTCAtccaataaatattcaaagggAACATCTTCAGCAGACTTTGGGGGACAACAAGTGTTGCAACGACATTAGTAACATCACCAATAATAACATGACGGATGCGGCCAAAGGAACTGTAGCGACTACGACAAGCACGACTGGGTCGGAGGCTGGTATGTCCACCAAGAGCGCCGTCAGTCAGAGGAACGTGGATATCAAAATAGAGAAGACCAGCAACAAGGAGGCGGCTACCCAACAGCTCACAAAGAAAGTTCTCAAACTGGATCTCGGCGGCAAGAGCATCGACGAATACTCACTGaagtcgccgaagtcacctaTAGCTG CACGTTTACCCCATCAAACATCGCTGACGTCATCGGTAGACGTAGAGGATCGGAAGACATTACGAGAGGCCTTATACCAAGGTATATTCCACCGACACCGCCGAACTATCTTCGCAGTGGGCAGCTTTCTGCGGATGCTGCGCAGCCGCAACTCGCAATACAACACGATACGGAGCTCGTCTGAAGGCGAGGACATCGATGAG TTCCTCAAACGTCGTGAATCGAAGCTCCTGCGATTCCCGCACCTCTTCGATCGTTGA
- the LOC108065639 gene encoding uncharacterized protein isoform X2, with translation MVVVVAAADVVENSSSSSSSSRGSGDSSRIVSGTAESSPFVGGTQATAVNNNHTDKDTTTITGGIEALKGADNVPHPINIQREHLQQTLGDNKCCNDISNITNNNMTDAAKGTVATTTSTTGSEAGMSTKSAVSQRNVDIKIEKTSNKEAATQQLTKKVLKLDLGGKSIDEYSLKSPKSPIAARLPHQTSLTSSVDVEDRKTLREALYQGIFHRHRRTIFAVGSFLRMLRSRNSQYNTIRSSSEGEDIDEQPKHHQQDQEQSHEHLHPPGQEVTTTSTASPCGQQRQSDSL, from the exons atggttgttgttgttgccgctgccgaCGTCGTtgaaaacagcagcagcagcagcagcagcagcagagggaGCGGCGACAGTAGTCGTATCGTAAGCGGTACCGCTGAGTCTTCACCATTTGTCGGCGGTACACAAGCAACAGCGGTCAATAACAATCATACTGATAAGGACACCACTACAATAACGGGTGGAATAGAAGCGCTGAAAGGGGCAGACAACGTGCCTCAtccaataaatattcaaagggAACATCTTCAGCAGACTTTGGGGGACAACAAGTGTTGCAACGACATTAGTAACATCACCAATAATAACATGACGGATGCGGCCAAAGGAACTGTAGCGACTACGACAAGCACGACTGGGTCGGAGGCTGGTATGTCCACCAAGAGCGCCGTCAGTCAGAGGAACGTGGATATCAAAATAGAGAAGACCAGCAACAAGGAGGCGGCTACCCAACAGCTCACAAAGAAAGTTCTCAAACTGGATCTCGGCGGCAAGAGCATCGACGAATACTCACTGaagtcgccgaagtcacctaTAGCTG CACGTTTACCCCATCAAACATCGCTGACGTCATCGGTAGACGTAGAGGATCGGAAGACATTACGAGAGGCCTTATACCAAGGTATATTCCACCGACACCGCCGAACTATCTTCGCAGTGGGCAGCTTTCTGCGGATGCTGCGCAGCCGCAACTCGCAATACAACACGATACGGAGCTCGTCTGAAGGCGAGGACATCGATGAG CAACCGAAGCATCATCAGCAGGACCAGGAGCAATCGCATGAACATCTTCACCCACCTGGCCAAGAAGTAACGACCACATCCACAGCATCTCCATGCGGACAGCAGCGACAATCGGATTCGCTTTAG